One region of Triticum aestivum cultivar Chinese Spring chromosome 6B, IWGSC CS RefSeq v2.1, whole genome shotgun sequence genomic DNA includes:
- the LOC123137467 gene encoding UDP-rhamnose/UDP-galactose transporter 6, with the protein MGVAPGSKAERKAALDAGAWMFNVVTSVGIIMANKALMATHGFSFATTLTGLHFLTTTLMTSVMKWLGYIQPSYLPLQELVKFVFFANLSIVGMNVSLMWNSVGFYQIAKLCIIPVLCFLEILFDKVRYSRDTKLSIMLVLVGVAVCTVTDVSVNSQGLIAAIIAVWSTALQQHYVHHLQRKYSLGSFHLLGHTAPAQAASLLIFGPFVDLWLTDKRVDTFGYTMVVTFFIVLSCIIAVGTNLSQFICIGRFTAVSFQVLGHMKTILVLTLGFFLFGKEGLNFHVALGMTIAVIGMIWYGIASSKPGGKERQVYIPISEKTQKHGILSSQSELDLKV; encoded by the exons ATGGGTGTGGCACCAGGAAGCAAGGCAGAGAGAAAAGCAGCATTAGATGCTGGAGCATGGATGTTCAATGTTGTGACATCTGTTGGTATAATCATGGCCAACAAAGCCTTAATGGCTACACATGGTTTTAGTTTTG CTACAACGTTAACTGGGCTGCATTTCCTAACCACGACCTTGATGACATCAGTAATGAAATGGTTGGGATATATTCAGCCATCGTACTTACCATTGCAAGAACTAGTAAAATTTGTCTTCTTTGCAAACTTATCAATTGTTGGGATGAATGTTAGCTTGATGTGGAACTCTGTTGGATTCTATCAG ATTGCCAAGTTATGTATTATTCCAGTTTTGTGTTTTCTAGAAATCCTCTTTGACAAAGTTCGTTACTCAAGAGATACAAAGCTCAGTATAATGCTTGTCCTAGTTGGTGTTGCTGTGTGTACTGTAACTGATGTTAGTGTGAACTCTCAAGGGTTGATAGCTGCAATAATAGCAGTCTGGAGCACTGCACTACAACAGCAT TATGTTCATCATCTTCAACGGAAGTACTCGCTTGGCTCATTCCACCTCTTGGGTCATACTGCTCCTGCTCAGGCAGCGTCGTTGTTAATATTTGGTCCTTTTGTGGATTTATGGTTGACTGACAAAAGAGTTGATACTTTTGGTTATACCATGGTAGTTACG TTCTTCATTGTATTGTCATGCATAATTGCTGTTGGTACCAATCTAAGCCAGTTCATATGCATCGGACGATTCACAGCTGTCTCGTTTCAAGTTCTAGGCCACATGAAGACTATTCTTGTGCTGACCCTGGGTTTTTTCCTCTTCGGAAAAGAGGGCCTTAATTTCCATGTCGCACTCGGCATGACCATAGCTGTTATCGGCATGATTTGGTACGGGATTGCGTCGTCCAAACCAGGAGGCAAAGAGCGGCAGGTTTACATACCAATCAGCGAGAAAACACAGAAGCACGGCATACTGTCATCGCAGTCTGAGCTTGATCTGAAGGTCTGA
- the LOC123137468 gene encoding protein TIC 20-I, chloroplastic has protein sequence MLPCQGVATATANSQLFGFPAANRYGYPARSPVFSKQAFLKLRASALRCDKKIPPLRACFDFSARAVSSSLAKYDSVMGNNPFKPLPSIRSSHPRSQVSCQASLASFSYPELSSKPKWWWRTLACVPYLLPLHNMWSHADAVYQLHPYLQQFGLFYAFIDTMALVPGWLFLMIFMTVYFFVVRRKWSPHFLRYHIILAILLDTGSQALATMCNWNPSIVFQGKPMAYFWMTLAFIQIFTVVECMRCALSGMYPNVPFISHTAFIHSDLNLFR, from the exons ATGCTGCCTTGTCAAGGAGTAGCTACTGCGACTGCAAATTCTCAGCTATTTGGATTCCCTGCTGCAAACCGCTACGGATATCCTGCAAGATCACCGGTTTTTTCTAAACAAGCGTTTCTCAAGTTGCGGGCATCGGCACTTCGTTGTGACAAGAAAATCCCCCCTCTGAGAG CTTGTTTTGATTTTTCCGCTCGTGCTGTATCTTCATCTCTCGCAAAGTATGATTCTGTAATGGGCAACAATCCCTTCAAGCCATTGCCATCAATCCGCAGCTCGCACCCAAGATCTCAAGTTAGTTGTCAGGCATCTTTAGCATCATTCAGCTACCCTGAACTATCTTCTAAACCCAAATGGTGGTGGAGGACCCTGGCATGTGTACCTTACCTTCTGCCACTGCACAACATGTGGTCGCACGCGGATGCTGTGTACCAGCTTCATCCATACTTGCAACAGTTTGGGCTGTTTTATGCCTTCATTGATACAATGGCACTAGTCCCTGGATGGCTTTTCCTGATGATCTTCATGACTGTCTACTTCTTTGTGGTGAGACGGAAGTGGTCGCCGCACTTTTTGCGCTATCACATCATATTGGCCATTCTTCTTGACACGGGCTCTCAGGCTCTGGCGACCATGTGCAACTGGAATCCAAGCATTGTCTTTCAGGGTAAACCAATGGCGTATTTCTGGATGACACTGGCCTTCATTCAGATCTTCACAGTTGTCGAGTGTATGAGGTGTGCCCTTTCAGGAATGTATCCTAACGTTCCATTCATATCCCACACAGCGTTCATCCATTCTGATCTGAACCTGTTCAGGTAA